In Natrinema versiforme, the following are encoded in one genomic region:
- a CDS encoding fumarylacetoacetate hydrolase family protein, which produces MRRVRFEDPAGSVRNGTWTDDGIEFGGRTYDPAEVDVLPPTEPSKIVCVGLNYADHAEEEGMELPDRPLLFLKPPNTVSGHGDTIPLPAGKETVEWEAELGIVVGEQCRNVSESEAMDVVGGFTCLNDVSNRDDQRIEQNWVRGKAFDNAAPVGPVVATPDEVPDDAGIELRVNGEVEQNSGRDQFIFGVEELIAEITAYMTLEPGDVISTGTPAGVGPLSDGDVVEVEVEGVGTLENEFVRR; this is translated from the coding sequence ATGCGACGAGTCCGATTCGAAGACCCCGCAGGGAGCGTTCGCAACGGCACTTGGACCGACGACGGGATCGAGTTCGGCGGACGGACGTACGATCCCGCCGAGGTCGACGTGTTGCCCCCGACAGAGCCGAGCAAGATCGTCTGCGTCGGCCTCAACTACGCCGACCACGCCGAGGAGGAGGGCATGGAGCTGCCCGACCGGCCGCTGCTGTTCCTAAAGCCGCCGAACACGGTGTCCGGACACGGCGACACGATCCCGCTCCCGGCGGGCAAGGAGACCGTCGAGTGGGAGGCCGAACTGGGGATCGTGGTCGGCGAGCAGTGCCGAAACGTCTCCGAGAGCGAGGCGATGGATGTCGTTGGGGGGTTCACCTGCCTCAACGACGTGTCGAACCGCGACGACCAGCGCATCGAGCAGAACTGGGTCCGCGGGAAGGCGTTCGACAACGCCGCCCCGGTCGGCCCGGTCGTGGCGACGCCCGACGAGGTGCCCGACGACGCCGGCATCGAACTCCGAGTCAACGGCGAAGTCGAGCAGAACTCCGGACGTGACCAGTTCATCTTCGGCGTCGAGGAGCTGATCGCCGAGATCACGGCGTACATGACCCTGGAGCCGGGCGACGTGATCTCGACCGGGACGCCGGCCGGCGTTGGCCCGCTCTCCGACGGCGATGTCGTCGAGGTGGAGGTCGAGGGCGTCGGCACCCTCGAAAACGAGTTCGTCCGACGATGA